A genomic stretch from Lathyrus oleraceus cultivar Zhongwan6 chromosome 2, CAAS_Psat_ZW6_1.0, whole genome shotgun sequence includes:
- the LOC127119965 gene encoding uncharacterized protein LOC127119965: MVSGDDGRPSSGSIFVGGFVLGSLIVGALGCVYAPKISETLAGADTKKLMRKLPKFIYDEQKALEIHLSTSYPHDSFRSYVPNVGLSCSSSDQSWHAEIMTWPKQETTYPTSNSTCGRILNHDKKTRQMLSEKIAQLNSTIDVVSAQLRPDQVQHESAKVSEEIGVFPHNKF; the protein is encoded by the exons ATGGTGAG TGGCGATGATGGAAGACCGAGTAGTGGAAGTATTTTTGTTGGTGGATTTGTATTAGGGAGCCTAATTGTTGGAGCATTGGGTTGTGTTTATGCACCTAAG ATAAGCGAGACACTAGCTGGAGCAGACACTAAAAAATTAATGAGGAAACTTCCAAAGTTTATATATGATGAACAAAAAGCTCTCGAG ATCCATCTATCAACTAGCTATCCACATGATAGTTTTAGGAGCTACGTGCCCAACGTGGGTCTGAGTTGTTCCTCATCTGATCAATCATGGCATGCTGAAATAATGACATGGCCAAAGCAGGAAACCACATACCCCACTAGCAATAGCACTTGTGGTAGGATCCTGAATCATGACAAG AAGACTCGGCAGATGCTAAGTGAGAAAATAGCACAACTGAATTCCACCATAGATGTTGTTTCTGCACAGCTGCGACCAGATCAAGTCCAACATGAATCTGCCAAAGTCTCAGAGGAAATTGGAGTTTTTCCACATAATAAATTTTAA